A genome region from Novipirellula galeiformis includes the following:
- a CDS encoding MraY family glycosyltransferase, protein MISMLSIYPVRWFAVALGLVARPGGHSTHTNVTPLGGGIGIWCGIVGTFALGTIAVAMVRDSADWQTLLPAQVIPHLEGIWSRVAPLWWLLAAGTVLTVLGVIDDRGGVNPWLRLLVEFAVASFVVYGLDFGLTAFIGIAWLTKILSVIWIVGLINSFNMLDNMDGLSGGVAAIIATSMAIVMLTTIDPGTSQPQLFVAALLLVVCGSLLGFLWHNRPPAKIFMGDGGSYLIGFLIAVAMLMATFASNDVARPHAMFAPLCVMAVPLYDMTTVLWIRIRQGRSPFVGDRSHFSHRLVELGLSRTQAVLTIYLVTATCGLASILLTHVELPQAIMVIGIVGCMLLLVIILESTQWQSDKK, encoded by the coding sequence ATGATCTCGATGCTCTCGATCTATCCGGTGCGCTGGTTTGCCGTGGCATTGGGGTTGGTTGCGCGTCCGGGTGGACACAGCACCCATACGAATGTCACACCGCTGGGCGGTGGAATCGGAATTTGGTGTGGCATCGTGGGCACATTTGCCCTGGGGACGATCGCAGTGGCAATGGTGCGAGATAGCGCCGATTGGCAAACGCTGCTGCCGGCTCAGGTGATTCCGCACTTGGAAGGTATCTGGTCACGCGTCGCTCCGTTGTGGTGGCTGTTGGCGGCCGGAACGGTGTTGACCGTCTTGGGCGTGATTGACGATCGGGGAGGTGTGAATCCTTGGCTGAGATTGCTCGTCGAATTTGCGGTGGCAAGTTTTGTTGTTTATGGATTGGATTTTGGTTTGACCGCGTTCATCGGGATCGCTTGGTTAACGAAGATTTTGTCGGTGATTTGGATTGTCGGTCTGATCAATTCATTCAACATGCTGGACAACATGGATGGACTCAGTGGTGGCGTCGCCGCCATCATTGCAACCTCGATGGCGATCGTGATGTTGACAACGATCGATCCAGGCACCTCGCAACCGCAATTGTTTGTTGCTGCGTTGTTGTTAGTGGTATGCGGTTCCTTGCTCGGTTTTTTGTGGCACAATCGACCGCCCGCCAAAATTTTCATGGGTGATGGAGGCAGCTATTTGATCGGGTTTTTGATTGCCGTTGCGATGTTGATGGCGACGTTCGCTTCGAATGACGTGGCTCGACCGCATGCGATGTTTGCACCGCTTTGCGTGATGGCGGTTCCTTTGTATGACATGACGACGGTGTTGTGGATCCGAATTCGCCAGGGGCGAAGCCCGTTCGTGGGTGACCGCAGCCACTTTTCACACCGCTTGGTGGAATTGGGATTGAGTCGGACTCAGGCGGTGTTGACGATTTATCTTGTAACCGCCACGTGCGGTTTGGCCTCGATCTTGTTGACGCATGTTGAATTGCCGCAAGCGATCATGGTGATCGGTATTGTGGGGTGCATGTTGTTGCTTGTGATTATCTTGGAATCGACTCAGTGGCAAAGCGACAAAAAATAG
- a CDS encoding chloride channel protein translates to MKFPARPFRALKLNASGRWSLLALFVGLVVGLASIAFEWMTQAVRRYTLVQFAGYPQEGSVGEHYFFEVPGTVFSPWMVVSVMTLGGLISGMLVYWFAPEASGAGTDAAVDAFHNRKGQINWRVPWVKTIASAVTLGTGGSGGREGPIAQIGAGIGAWTADRLSLSATDRRILLAAGVGAGVGAMFRAPLAGAIFAAEILYSDSDMEADVIVPSAIASIVAYSVYTQSIPAEVRFQPIFGNDLAHTLHSPAELLPYTLLAIVLLFLAAFYVRFFHATQKLFESLPVRPHLRPAIGAMLAGLFGIGLFVYSGHNSEVLGVLGTGYRSLQNALTGGSGITIGVLAIIAFGKMLTTSLSIGSGGSGGVFGPLMVIGGCAGAAFGQAGHSLFPEWVPYPAAFAVVGMAGFFSGVARAPISTIILIRELTGDFGLLVPTMLVCAMTFVFSSKWILYTHQVGSRLESPAHRGDFLVDVLEGLAVKDVFHSGQRLVMIHEGASLDQIVHRLAETNQHYFPVIDSQDAMVGLFSADDVRAYLYDETLWRLANARDVMISNFYRVSPDDDLNVAMQQFTTLNVDELPVIDPENPTKLLGFLGRKETIAAYNRRILEHRRETEQHG, encoded by the coding sequence GTGAAATTTCCCGCTCGGCCCTTTCGCGCCTTGAAACTCAATGCATCAGGCCGCTGGTCCTTGCTCGCCTTATTTGTGGGGCTTGTCGTTGGCCTCGCTTCGATCGCGTTTGAATGGATGACGCAAGCGGTGCGGCGTTATACGCTCGTTCAATTCGCCGGTTATCCGCAGGAAGGTTCGGTCGGCGAGCACTACTTCTTTGAGGTTCCCGGTACCGTCTTTTCACCGTGGATGGTGGTTTCGGTCATGACCTTGGGCGGTTTGATTTCGGGGATGCTCGTGTACTGGTTCGCCCCCGAAGCGAGTGGCGCGGGGACGGACGCGGCTGTCGATGCGTTTCACAACCGTAAAGGACAAATCAATTGGCGCGTGCCATGGGTCAAAACGATCGCCTCGGCGGTCACCTTGGGGACGGGGGGTTCGGGAGGTCGTGAAGGTCCCATTGCTCAAATCGGTGCCGGCATCGGAGCTTGGACGGCCGACCGTTTAAGTCTGTCCGCGACCGATCGCCGAATCTTGCTGGCCGCGGGCGTCGGAGCGGGAGTCGGAGCGATGTTCCGCGCTCCGTTGGCCGGAGCGATTTTTGCCGCCGAGATTTTGTACAGCGATTCGGATATGGAAGCGGATGTGATCGTGCCCAGCGCGATCGCTTCGATCGTGGCTTATAGTGTTTACACGCAATCGATCCCTGCGGAAGTTCGCTTCCAACCGATCTTCGGAAACGACTTGGCCCACACGCTTCACTCGCCCGCGGAATTGTTGCCCTACACGTTGCTGGCGATTGTGCTGTTGTTTTTGGCCGCATTTTATGTGCGTTTCTTTCATGCCACGCAAAAACTGTTTGAATCGCTTCCGGTTCGCCCTCACCTACGTCCCGCCATCGGCGCCATGCTGGCCGGATTGTTCGGCATCGGTTTGTTTGTTTACAGCGGTCATAACTCCGAAGTCTTGGGCGTTTTGGGAACCGGCTACCGAAGCTTGCAAAACGCCTTGACCGGAGGCAGCGGGATCACGATCGGGGTCTTGGCGATCATCGCGTTTGGTAAAATGTTGACGACCTCGTTATCGATTGGCTCGGGCGGATCGGGAGGCGTGTTTGGGCCCTTGATGGTGATCGGCGGTTGCGCGGGCGCGGCGTTCGGCCAAGCCGGGCACAGTTTGTTTCCCGAGTGGGTCCCCTATCCCGCCGCGTTTGCCGTCGTCGGCATGGCGGGCTTTTTCTCAGGGGTGGCGCGAGCCCCAATCTCGACGATCATCCTGATCCGCGAACTGACCGGCGATTTTGGTCTGCTGGTGCCTACCATGTTGGTCTGCGCGATGACGTTTGTCTTTTCGTCAAAGTGGATTCTGTACACGCACCAAGTGGGTTCGCGGTTGGAGTCGCCCGCTCACCGCGGTGATTTCCTGGTCGATGTACTGGAGGGACTCGCGGTCAAGGACGTCTTTCATTCGGGCCAACGTTTGGTCATGATCCACGAGGGAGCCTCGCTCGACCAAATCGTTCACCGCTTGGCCGAAACCAATCAGCATTATTTTCCCGTGATCGATTCGCAGGATGCGATGGTGGGTTTGTTTTCCGCTGATGACGTGCGCGCTTACTTGTACGACGAAACATTATGGCGGCTAGCCAATGCCCGCGATGTCATGATTAGTAACTTCTATCGTGTTTCGCCCGATGACGACTTGAATGTTGCGATGCAACAGTTTACGACATTGAACGTGGACGAATTGCCCGTCATTGACCCTGAAAACCCCACCAAGTTGCTCGGATTCCTGGGGCGTAAAGAAACCATCGCCGCCTACAATCGCAGGATTTTGGAGCACCGACGCGAGACCGAGCAACATGGCTGA
- a CDS encoding O-antigen ligase family protein translates to MRSTLFGGIAATVLAGVLVYAQYHPSDSVAVERGDALWFCVFCLLVLIVTAFAERLGARDPKQNASSSRLSLVLDLVPWLLGGWIMIAAFGRSNIGNLRLGTNEAWVWISAAAIFYAARRLFAHSMWVRASVTLLLGCAIAQGVHGLHQYFISLPQMRIAYQVNPEQMLQLAGIDAPPGSSERMVFENRLRDGGPTGTFALANSLAGVLVMGGMIALAGLWFRWSSMSVAQRVGWIGLTATLLASLIATGSRSAIVAGFLGAAFLLLSSVDLGRHRRTVIGALMAIGLLGGGVLGGVLTWGNREWFEQAPASLAFRLQYWRSTIAMVKEMPLFGAGPGNYQMIYEQFREPSANEQIAEPHNFFFETLASGGWIAAALLVVLSGAVGVCWVRQRRLLAENEPSENLQAPEINDGVHATDGSPRERGGNAGWFVWFGAGLSFLLVWAIGFLSWSIPDLEANLFSIPLSVAAMVLAWSSLSGMNDRELHWLGAAALVAMMIHLTIAGGWTVPGVAIGVWLISAVICRKVAVRERETLKPGFETRVQGDLDREPSSAGQISGNENRSGDENRSTKWNAVMPVLAVVLLGGIVLVSILPVSRQQGLLSAIGNTRGRADFASLDRLLGQAMAADPWSTEAARWRTDVYRWQIVRAAEDNANPENAALRETWHALVEQTKRRGGEDPSLYRELGTGQLHVYQRFGQPNDLQDALQTFTEAARWSPSNQWMAAQLAEVAKAAGDAELATTMAKRAEWLAGLGFNMGRMLDNQMILEARPLGIRVATEPQRRPASELLMNQSPLTDVP, encoded by the coding sequence GTGCGATCGACGCTGTTCGGCGGCATTGCGGCCACAGTGTTGGCGGGCGTTTTGGTTTATGCGCAGTATCACCCCAGCGATAGCGTTGCGGTCGAGCGTGGGGACGCGCTTTGGTTTTGCGTGTTCTGTTTGCTCGTGTTGATCGTCACTGCGTTTGCGGAGCGACTCGGAGCACGAGACCCCAAGCAAAACGCATCGTCGTCGCGTTTGTCGCTCGTTTTGGATCTAGTGCCGTGGTTGCTCGGTGGATGGATCATGATTGCCGCGTTCGGACGCAGCAACATCGGGAATTTGCGGTTGGGGACCAACGAAGCTTGGGTCTGGATTAGCGCGGCGGCTATTTTTTATGCAGCACGACGCTTGTTCGCTCATTCGATGTGGGTGCGTGCCAGCGTGACGTTGTTGCTGGGCTGCGCGATCGCTCAAGGCGTGCATGGACTGCATCAATATTTTATCAGTCTTCCCCAGATGCGAATCGCGTATCAGGTGAACCCCGAACAAATGCTGCAATTGGCTGGCATCGATGCGCCGCCGGGATCATCCGAGCGAATGGTTTTCGAAAATCGCTTGCGTGATGGCGGCCCCACCGGCACGTTTGCCTTGGCCAATTCGTTGGCGGGGGTGCTCGTGATGGGAGGGATGATTGCCTTGGCGGGGTTGTGGTTCCGATGGTCCTCGATGTCGGTAGCACAACGCGTCGGCTGGATTGGATTGACCGCTACGTTGCTCGCTTCCTTGATCGCGACCGGTAGCCGCTCCGCAATTGTGGCAGGCTTTTTGGGGGCAGCGTTTTTGTTGTTGTCTTCGGTCGATTTGGGGCGTCACCGACGAACGGTGATCGGAGCGTTGATGGCGATTGGATTGCTCGGGGGAGGCGTGTTGGGGGGAGTCTTGACGTGGGGTAACCGCGAGTGGTTCGAACAGGCTCCGGCGTCATTGGCGTTTCGGTTGCAGTATTGGCGGTCGACGATCGCCATGGTCAAGGAGATGCCGCTCTTCGGTGCCGGGCCCGGCAACTACCAAATGATTTACGAGCAATTTCGTGAGCCGAGTGCGAATGAGCAAATCGCCGAGCCACATAACTTCTTTTTTGAAACATTGGCCAGTGGTGGATGGATTGCGGCGGCATTATTGGTCGTGCTTTCGGGGGCGGTGGGAGTGTGTTGGGTTCGTCAGCGCCGGTTGCTGGCGGAGAACGAGCCGAGCGAAAATCTCCAGGCCCCAGAAATCAATGATGGCGTCCACGCCACCGACGGTTCCCCACGCGAACGTGGGGGCAATGCCGGATGGTTCGTTTGGTTCGGAGCAGGGCTGAGTTTTTTACTGGTTTGGGCGATCGGTTTCCTGAGCTGGAGCATCCCTGATCTGGAGGCCAATTTGTTCAGCATTCCGTTGTCTGTCGCGGCGATGGTGTTGGCGTGGAGCAGTCTCAGCGGGATGAATGACCGTGAACTTCACTGGCTTGGGGCTGCGGCATTGGTGGCAATGATGATTCATCTGACGATCGCCGGCGGTTGGACGGTGCCTGGGGTGGCCATCGGAGTTTGGTTGATCAGCGCGGTGATTTGTCGCAAAGTTGCAGTGCGAGAGCGTGAAACGCTGAAACCGGGATTCGAGACGCGTGTGCAGGGCGATCTCGATCGCGAGCCAAGTTCCGCTGGGCAAATCTCTGGCAACGAAAATCGCTCCGGCGACGAGAATCGATCCACGAAATGGAACGCCGTGATGCCGGTGTTGGCGGTGGTTTTGCTGGGGGGAATTGTGCTGGTTTCAATTTTGCCGGTCTCGCGACAACAAGGGTTGCTGAGTGCGATTGGGAACACGCGGGGGAGAGCGGATTTTGCTTCGCTGGACCGCTTGCTCGGCCAAGCGATGGCGGCGGATCCTTGGTCGACCGAAGCCGCGCGTTGGCGGACAGATGTGTATCGCTGGCAAATTGTGCGAGCGGCCGAGGACAACGCGAATCCCGAAAACGCGGCACTCCGCGAAACTTGGCATGCCCTGGTCGAGCAGACCAAGCGGCGTGGCGGAGAGGATCCCAGTCTTTATCGTGAATTGGGTACCGGGCAACTCCACGTTTATCAGCGGTTCGGGCAGCCCAATGATTTGCAGGATGCTTTGCAAACGTTTACCGAGGCGGCGCGCTGGAGCCCGTCGAATCAGTGGATGGCAGCTCAATTGGCCGAAGTGGCAAAGGCCGCTGGGGATGCAGAATTGGCGACGACGATGGCGAAGCGGGCGGAATGGCTCGCCGGACTTGGATTTAATATGGGGCGAATGCTGGACAATCAAATGATTCTTGAGGCTCGTCCGCTTGGAATCCGAGTTGCGACTGAGCCGCAGCGGCGCCCCGCTAGCGAGTTGTTGATGAACCAATCGCCGCTAACGGACGTACCGTAG
- a CDS encoding SGNH/GDSL hydrolase family protein, translating to MAEPRSSRKRLFVLLTLALATCLGVAGYIEFYLSRPIGEGPAGAPVNAVVFRQTWSEEPIQVIGIGDSITAGLGATSPDYSFFNRIIANPSDEFAEMQGVCLSAVLPNLKVKNCAISGSESKTHLDVIQDRIPTYEDARGIVLMTSGGNDLIHNYGRSPARECAMYSATLAQAEPWIANFRTRLETMFQEIDARFPLGCEIFIADIYDPTDAVGDAPSIFLPAWPDGLAIHAQYNQVIRDVASQRDNVHVVDLYTTFLGHGSHCRQFWRPHYDRRDPHYWFFSNVEDPNDRGYDAIRRVFLNTIVSTSVLVPQQMTADQTRAGAEIASSFAGSASPSGALGTFTASDRQGGDEQVAHRLFYP from the coding sequence ATGGCTGAGCCCCGATCGAGCCGAAAACGGCTTTTTGTGCTGTTGACGCTTGCGTTGGCAACGTGCCTCGGCGTGGCCGGCTACATCGAGTTCTATCTCTCGCGTCCGATCGGCGAAGGACCTGCGGGGGCACCCGTCAATGCTGTGGTATTTCGTCAAACGTGGAGCGAAGAACCGATTCAAGTGATTGGGATCGGCGACAGTATCACGGCGGGATTGGGGGCAACGTCGCCGGATTACAGCTTTTTTAATCGAATCATTGCCAACCCGAGCGATGAGTTCGCGGAGATGCAGGGAGTTTGCCTCTCGGCCGTGTTGCCGAATCTCAAGGTCAAGAATTGCGCGATCTCAGGCTCGGAATCCAAAACGCATCTCGATGTCATTCAAGATCGCATTCCAACCTACGAGGATGCTCGTGGCATCGTCTTGATGACCTCCGGCGGAAACGACTTGATTCACAACTACGGTCGCAGTCCGGCTCGTGAGTGCGCCATGTACTCGGCTACGTTAGCGCAAGCCGAGCCGTGGATCGCAAACTTTCGCACCCGTTTGGAAACGATGTTCCAAGAGATCGATGCACGCTTCCCGCTCGGCTGCGAAATTTTTATTGCCGATATTTATGACCCTACCGATGCGGTCGGTGACGCTCCGAGTATCTTTTTGCCCGCTTGGCCGGATGGCTTGGCGATTCATGCCCAATACAACCAAGTCATCCGCGACGTCGCGTCGCAGCGTGACAATGTCCACGTCGTTGATCTGTACACGACGTTTCTCGGCCATGGTTCGCATTGTCGCCAATTTTGGCGGCCGCATTACGACCGTCGCGATCCCCACTATTGGTTTTTCAGCAACGTTGAAGATCCGAATGACCGCGGTTACGATGCGATCCGCCGAGTGTTCTTGAATACGATTGTCTCAACTTCGGTGCTGGTTCCACAACAAATGACCGCTGATCAAACCCGAGCGGGGGCGGAGATCGCATCCTCGTTTGCCGGCTCCGCTTCGCCGAGCGGTGCATTGGGGACCTTCACGGCGTCGGATCGTCAAGGCGGGGACGAGCAGGTCGCGCATCGTCTTTTTTACCCCTGA
- the mog gene encoding molybdopterin adenylyltransferase, translated as MESIRIGILTVSDRASRGEYEDRGGPAIHDYLAEILACQWTPVPRIVSDDVAGIQDALVQLCDRERCSLVVTTGGTGPAKRDVTPEATERVCEKMMPGFGELMRKVSLEHVPTAILSRQTAGIRGSSLIVNLPGKPSAIAECLDAVFPAIPYCIDLIDGPRIETKTERLVAFRPQGK; from the coding sequence TTGGAATCGATACGTATTGGCATCCTGACGGTTTCGGATCGGGCGAGTCGCGGTGAATACGAAGACCGTGGCGGCCCGGCGATTCATGATTACTTGGCCGAGATCCTTGCTTGCCAATGGACGCCGGTGCCTCGGATCGTCTCGGATGACGTCGCGGGGATCCAAGACGCGTTGGTTCAATTGTGTGATCGGGAGCGTTGCTCGTTGGTGGTGACGACCGGCGGCACGGGCCCCGCGAAGCGTGACGTCACTCCCGAAGCCACTGAGCGGGTTTGCGAAAAAATGATGCCGGGTTTCGGTGAACTGATGCGCAAAGTGTCGCTCGAACACGTGCCGACGGCGATCTTGTCACGGCAAACGGCTGGCATTCGCGGTTCCAGCTTGATCGTCAATTTGCCCGGTAAACCGTCGGCGATTGCCGAGTGCTTGGACGCTGTGTTTCCGGCAATCCCTTATTGTATTGATTTGATCGACGGTCCTCGGATCGAAACTAAAACGGAGCGTTTAGTCGCGTTTCGGCCCCAAGGAAAGTAA
- the truB gene encoding tRNA pseudouridine(55) synthase TruB, with protein sequence MFGFINCLKPSGMTSRDVVNVASRRVRPHKVGHSGTLDPLAEGVLVLGVGRASRLTSFVQDYPKQYLASFRFGAESESGDLEQPLRLYPDDPRPTLETLVAAATALTGEVKQVPSAYSAIWIDGKRACDRIRNGEQVDVPSRTVQVHAFKILRYDYPQIDVEITCGSGTYVRSLGVDLAAVVGAHAVMTHLVRTRVGPFRIADAITLDQVKNEELEPLLHPARLGVEHLPQLPVDFDEATRLINGLNVFGVAEYAPIDPLSGERGPTATYNPTDEKVAAAIRSDGRLIAIVRGKTKDYDPSWYPERVFPLQPRVLS encoded by the coding sequence GTGTTTGGATTCATTAATTGCTTGAAGCCCTCCGGGATGACTTCACGTGATGTTGTCAACGTTGCATCGCGTCGCGTGCGTCCTCACAAGGTAGGTCACTCGGGCACTCTCGATCCATTGGCCGAAGGGGTTTTGGTACTCGGAGTGGGACGCGCATCGCGGTTGACCTCGTTTGTGCAAGATTATCCCAAGCAATACCTAGCGTCATTCCGATTCGGCGCCGAGAGTGAATCGGGAGACCTTGAGCAACCGCTCCGTTTGTATCCCGATGACCCTCGGCCCACGCTCGAAACGCTGGTGGCGGCGGCGACCGCGTTGACCGGCGAGGTCAAGCAAGTGCCGTCGGCCTATTCGGCCATCTGGATTGATGGAAAACGAGCCTGTGACCGAATACGCAATGGAGAGCAGGTGGATGTGCCTTCGCGTACGGTACAAGTTCACGCCTTCAAAATCCTGCGTTACGATTACCCCCAGATTGATGTCGAAATCACGTGTGGTTCGGGGACGTATGTCCGCTCGCTCGGTGTCGATTTGGCGGCGGTCGTGGGAGCTCATGCGGTGATGACGCACCTCGTCCGTACGCGTGTGGGCCCGTTTCGCATCGCCGACGCGATCACGCTCGATCAAGTCAAAAATGAAGAGCTCGAGCCGTTGTTGCATCCCGCGCGGTTAGGTGTCGAGCATCTGCCACAGTTGCCGGTGGACTTTGACGAAGCAACGCGATTGATCAATGGGTTGAACGTGTTTGGCGTCGCGGAGTATGCGCCAATCGATCCGTTGTCGGGCGAACGTGGTCCCACGGCGACGTACAATCCCACCGACGAAAAAGTGGCTGCCGCAATCCGGTCCGACGGAAGATTGATTGCGATTGTTCGCGGAAAGACCAAGGACTACGACCCTTCGTGGTATCCCGAACGTGTCTTCCCGCTGCAACCCAGGGTGTTGTCTTAG
- a CDS encoding YeiH family protein, whose translation MNNSTSAVPSSSHESDLPGGPNPPGTSVPMPWYRREDWVAVFLGLTLLAAAVICISFGLTESELAGKGLTHPWGKWLGKPGSWQSDPRDAFSGKGYAILGSLLACWVAFTLAAGLTGRKIGQFAIAFPCIFALGTLAYAMEGQTTVKHLNLSSALWAIVIGLIISNTIGVPRWVRPAVATELFIKTGLVVLGGEILFDRLLALGIPGIFVAWIVTPVVLITTFWFGQRVLKMESKTLNMVISADMSVCGVSAAIAASASCKAKKEELSLAISMSLLFTVVMMIVMPFAIQWIGLDPIVGGAWIGGTVDSTGAVTAAGKALGEDAEKIAVTVKMIQNILIGVASLGISVYWVARVEPQSEGKSPGIGEIWRRFPRFVIGFLIASVVFTLLNQVLVNGEEIIHATTKQATKGLRNWFFCLAFVSIGLDTRFADLLPQIKGGKPLILYLCGQTLNLVLTLAMAYLMFGVIFRESIEAILAQ comes from the coding sequence ATGAACAATTCAACCTCTGCCGTCCCATCGTCGTCCCACGAATCGGATCTGCCTGGCGGCCCCAATCCCCCCGGAACGTCCGTCCCGATGCCCTGGTATCGCCGCGAAGACTGGGTAGCAGTTTTCCTCGGTTTGACGCTGTTAGCCGCTGCGGTAATCTGCATCTCGTTCGGACTCACTGAATCGGAGCTCGCTGGAAAGGGGCTCACTCACCCCTGGGGGAAATGGCTCGGCAAGCCGGGTTCGTGGCAATCTGATCCCCGCGATGCGTTCTCGGGCAAGGGGTATGCGATCCTCGGATCGCTGCTGGCTTGTTGGGTCGCATTTACGCTGGCCGCAGGCTTGACCGGCCGAAAAATCGGCCAATTCGCCATCGCATTTCCATGTATTTTTGCCTTGGGCACGTTGGCCTACGCGATGGAAGGGCAAACCACGGTCAAGCACCTGAATCTCTCCTCGGCGCTCTGGGCGATCGTCATCGGTTTGATCATTAGCAACACGATCGGAGTGCCTCGTTGGGTCCGTCCGGCCGTCGCGACGGAGTTGTTCATCAAAACCGGACTCGTTGTGCTCGGTGGTGAGATTCTATTTGACCGCCTATTGGCGCTCGGCATCCCCGGCATTTTTGTTGCCTGGATCGTAACTCCCGTGGTGTTGATCACGACATTTTGGTTCGGTCAACGCGTTTTGAAAATGGAATCAAAAACCTTGAACATGGTGATCAGTGCCGACATGTCGGTGTGCGGTGTTTCGGCGGCCATCGCGGCGTCGGCAAGCTGCAAAGCCAAGAAAGAGGAATTGTCGCTCGCGATTAGCATGTCGCTGCTGTTCACCGTCGTGATGATGATCGTGATGCCGTTTGCCATTCAATGGATTGGGCTCGACCCCATCGTCGGCGGTGCCTGGATCGGGGGAACGGTCGATTCCACCGGTGCGGTGACAGCGGCCGGGAAAGCGCTTGGCGAAGATGCCGAAAAGATCGCGGTGACGGTCAAGATGATCCAAAACATCTTGATCGGCGTCGCATCGCTGGGCATCTCGGTCTACTGGGTCGCCCGCGTCGAACCTCAAAGCGAAGGCAAATCGCCAGGCATCGGTGAAATTTGGCGTCGCTTCCCTCGCTTCGTCATCGGCTTCTTGATCGCGTCGGTGGTCTTCACCCTGCTAAATCAAGTCCTCGTCAACGGCGAAGAGATTATCCACGCAACCACCAAGCAAGCCACCAAGGGACTGCGTAACTGGTTCTTCTGCCTCGCCTTCGTCAGCATTGGGCTCGATACCCGTTTTGCGGACCTGTTGCCTCAGATCAAAGGTGGCAAACCCTTGATTCTTTACCTCTGCGGGCAAACGCTGAACTTAGTGTTGACGCTCGCAATGGCGTACTTGATGTTCGGAGTGATCTTCCGAGAATCGATCGAAGCCATTCTTGCCCAGTAA
- a CDS encoding DUF1573 domain-containing protein: protein MSRFWVLLAFVAVAGSAAGWGINYTEFGHRPARMGEMIYGGEVTGQNISDFYAQAKQTKNPIVELPGGDTFDFGTMAPEEKGRHTFVIKNVGEGDLRLRLGATTCKCTLGTLDNDVLKTGEQTEVRMEWNVKTDQKTFGQSAQLLTNDPRHYAIDLKIEGRVVNELEMIPDALTFGNISSDQEATVTAKLYSYLDRPIENPTFTFSSDELNEFTDVKIEPFDLSEADGASSSAKQGFDIEITIKPGMKQGAVSQNATFSFTRPQSDSDSDDTTGDDKDGNEERRSLVVPITGKVVGSITMIPNPKLTGSKGGSYIYDFGEVPPEGPFTAKTFVVLKGSDRDNRKLSIESVEPEGVIEASFGENLVRSSMTLCPLEIKLIPGPQRIQRLGRNKEDYARIQIVSDNGESVDQLVIGVKFSMEPK, encoded by the coding sequence ATGAGCAGATTTTGGGTGCTGTTAGCATTCGTGGCAGTCGCTGGTTCGGCAGCCGGATGGGGGATCAACTACACGGAATTTGGCCATCGCCCCGCTCGGATGGGAGAAATGATTTATGGCGGCGAAGTCACCGGCCAAAATATCAGTGACTTTTATGCGCAAGCCAAGCAAACCAAGAATCCGATCGTCGAATTGCCGGGGGGCGACACCTTTGACTTCGGCACCATGGCACCTGAAGAGAAGGGCCGTCATACGTTTGTGATCAAGAATGTTGGCGAAGGGGATCTCAGGCTCCGGTTGGGAGCGACGACGTGTAAGTGCACGCTCGGAACGTTGGATAACGACGTTCTAAAGACTGGAGAACAGACCGAGGTCCGTATGGAGTGGAATGTGAAGACGGACCAAAAAACCTTTGGTCAATCCGCACAACTGCTTACCAACGATCCCCGGCACTATGCGATCGACCTGAAAATCGAGGGTCGGGTGGTTAACGAATTGGAAATGATTCCCGATGCATTGACGTTCGGAAACATTTCGTCCGATCAGGAGGCGACCGTGACGGCGAAGCTTTATAGCTACTTAGATCGGCCAATCGAGAATCCGACGTTCACATTTAGTAGTGACGAACTCAACGAGTTTACCGATGTGAAAATCGAGCCGTTTGATCTGTCCGAGGCCGATGGCGCCAGTTCCAGTGCCAAGCAAGGATTCGATATCGAAATTACGATCAAGCCGGGGATGAAACAAGGCGCGGTCTCTCAGAATGCCACGTTCAGCTTCACGCGACCGCAATCCGACAGTGATTCCGACGACACCACAGGCGATGACAAGGATGGTAACGAGGAACGTCGCTCTCTCGTGGTTCCGATCACCGGCAAGGTCGTAGGATCAATCACGATGATCCCGAATCCCAAGTTGACTGGATCGAAAGGTGGAAGCTACATCTACGATTTTGGAGAAGTTCCCCCCGAAGGTCCCTTTACGGCGAAAACCTTTGTTGTGCTAAAGGGCTCCGATCGTGACAATAGGAAGCTCAGTATTGAAAGTGTGGAACCGGAGGGAGTGATCGAGGCAAGCTTTGGCGAAAACCTCGTTCGATCCTCAATGACGTTGTGTCCGCTGGAGATCAAATTGATTCCGGGACCGCAGCGGATTCAGCGATTGGGACGCAACAAAGAGGATTACGCCAGAATTCAGATTGTTTCGGACAATGGTGAATCCGTTGATCAACTCGTCATCGGTGTCAAATTTTCAATGGAACCAAAATAA